Proteins from a genomic interval of Sphingobacterium sp. SYP-B4668:
- a CDS encoding TonB-dependent receptor: MRLTLILLLAGVFQVSAYTYAQRIHLTAKDASLESVLVDLQQQSGFNFLFKAEYFNRAKPVTLKVRDKTLNEVLSVVLADQPFDYQIKGNFVSLIPKKGRSPSESMKQQQIEGVVTDSLGTPLEGVSVLVKSTARGTSTDVNGVFYIDAKQGEVLEFKNVGYVTRELVVSAAQSKITVRLSAISSALDEVVVVAYGSQKKETVTGAVASISTKEIKQSPAANLAVTLAGRLPGLTTVQQSGEPGRDLTSLYLRGQRTLNGQAPLIMVDGVPRELTYIDPNEVQTVTILKDASATAVFGVRGANGVILVTTRRGISEKPEISFSSETGIQQFNRLPNPVNSAEYAELSNQAWMNDGRPAFSKFSEQAILHYRNQDRPDIYPDNDWMDILTKDNTMQQRFNLNVSGQAKAKAMRYFVNVGALSQNGLWKTEQTDYNANSSLKRYNFRSNIDLELNKNLRAFLNVAGYLELINAPNPDRGTDQLLYYSYIYPATMPGPLTPDGQVLTTLSESNPPWALINRSGYRQQKNVNVTASYGMEQKLDFVTPGLSAKVMASFDTRTIYRVDARQTFQQWIMDLVPDENGVEQPVYRRRDQQENTPLALSNSSDFMSYFNLQGSLNYSREFGEHAFTGLLLFQQDEQILNGDRLPYRIMGAASRLTYGYKSKYFVEFNAGYNGSEQFSRGNRFGFFPSVSGSWIVTREKFLAANDVLSLLKLRASYGKVGNDRLGGARFLYLDNISLAGGGYNPSLFNGQKINEILIGNPSLRWEVSSKVNLGFEIGLFNQFDVVVDVFNENTDNMLINRQQVSQIIGLSGLPPINAGVVKNKGYEIELRYRKNFKPDFGFHANLNFNYAKNNLVYNDEPLRTEDYAFRYRQQGFPIGQQFGYLTDGFWRSQEEIDQSGLTYQIGLGQPRPGDLKYRDLTGDQIISEHDIAPILYSSVPQYTFGGAFSLNYKDFDISFLLQGVANVSKGYTGNGIFENAGGTSVFFDIHRNAWTPERAANGEKISYPALGSSTNTNHVANQFFIWDASYLRVKNVEVGYTFPLSIKSKLHLQNLRIYANALNPLTWDRMPTKAYDPEISWVLAYPIQRVFNFGINVVF, encoded by the coding sequence ATGAGACTGACTTTAATACTGTTGCTTGCCGGCGTATTCCAAGTGTCGGCTTATACCTATGCACAACGTATCCATTTAACAGCAAAAGACGCCTCGTTGGAATCTGTACTAGTCGATCTCCAGCAACAAAGCGGGTTTAATTTTTTATTCAAGGCCGAGTACTTCAATCGTGCGAAGCCCGTGACCTTGAAAGTTAGGGATAAGACGCTGAATGAAGTATTGTCGGTTGTACTGGCTGATCAACCTTTTGACTATCAAATCAAGGGAAACTTTGTGTCGCTGATACCTAAAAAAGGACGATCTCCTAGCGAATCTATGAAGCAGCAACAGATTGAAGGTGTGGTAACCGATTCATTAGGCACCCCATTGGAAGGTGTCTCCGTCTTGGTAAAAAGCACTGCACGAGGTACATCGACAGATGTTAATGGTGTTTTTTACATAGATGCCAAGCAGGGAGAAGTACTGGAATTCAAGAACGTGGGTTATGTGACACGAGAACTGGTCGTGTCGGCTGCCCAGTCCAAAATAACAGTACGCTTATCCGCAATTTCCTCTGCGCTGGATGAGGTCGTAGTGGTCGCTTACGGCAGCCAGAAAAAAGAGACAGTCACGGGAGCAGTTGCATCCATATCTACCAAAGAAATAAAGCAAAGCCCTGCGGCCAACCTTGCCGTAACACTAGCGGGGCGCTTGCCGGGGCTTACTACCGTCCAACAGAGCGGCGAACCAGGAAGAGACTTGACCAGTTTATACTTACGTGGGCAACGTACCTTGAACGGACAAGCACCACTGATCATGGTAGATGGTGTGCCTCGGGAGCTTACCTATATCGATCCGAATGAAGTACAGACCGTCACTATTTTGAAAGATGCCTCTGCTACAGCTGTATTTGGGGTGAGGGGAGCCAATGGCGTCATCCTTGTAACCACCCGACGCGGTATTTCTGAAAAGCCTGAAATATCTTTTTCAAGTGAGACCGGAATACAGCAATTCAATCGGCTCCCGAATCCCGTCAATTCAGCAGAATATGCCGAATTATCCAATCAAGCTTGGATGAACGACGGCCGCCCTGCCTTTTCAAAATTTAGCGAGCAAGCAATTTTGCACTATCGCAACCAAGATCGTCCTGATATCTATCCAGACAATGACTGGATGGATATATTGACCAAGGACAATACGATGCAACAGCGTTTTAATTTGAATGTGAGTGGACAGGCAAAAGCAAAAGCCATGCGCTACTTTGTCAATGTTGGTGCGCTCAGCCAAAATGGACTGTGGAAAACCGAACAAACGGACTACAATGCCAATAGCTCCTTAAAACGCTATAATTTCCGCTCGAATATCGATCTTGAACTCAATAAAAATCTGCGTGCTTTTCTCAATGTTGCCGGATATTTAGAGCTGATAAATGCTCCAAATCCAGATCGTGGCACCGATCAATTATTGTATTATTCCTATATCTATCCCGCTACTATGCCCGGACCGCTTACGCCGGATGGTCAGGTATTGACCACGCTATCTGAATCTAACCCGCCATGGGCGCTCATTAATCGCTCAGGCTATCGACAGCAAAAAAATGTCAACGTAACGGCTTCCTACGGTATGGAGCAGAAGTTGGATTTTGTAACCCCGGGTCTTTCTGCCAAAGTAATGGCATCCTTCGACACGCGGACTATTTATCGGGTCGATGCTCGTCAAACATTCCAGCAATGGATCATGGATTTAGTTCCTGATGAAAATGGAGTGGAACAACCCGTCTACCGTCGGCGTGATCAGCAGGAAAATACACCATTGGCACTGAGCAATAGTTCAGATTTCATGTCATATTTTAATTTACAAGGATCTTTAAATTATAGTCGTGAATTTGGCGAGCACGCCTTTACAGGTTTGTTGTTGTTTCAACAGGACGAGCAGATTCTTAATGGTGACAGATTGCCCTACCGGATTATGGGAGCTGCATCTCGGTTGACTTATGGGTATAAAAGTAAATATTTTGTTGAATTTAATGCCGGTTACAATGGTTCAGAGCAATTTTCGCGTGGCAACCGTTTTGGATTTTTCCCTTCTGTTTCAGGTAGCTGGATCGTGACCCGAGAGAAGTTCCTAGCGGCCAACGATGTATTGAGCCTATTAAAGCTACGGGCTTCCTACGGTAAAGTTGGAAATGACCGGCTGGGCGGGGCTCGTTTTTTATATCTTGATAACATTAGTTTGGCTGGAGGTGGTTATAATCCTAGTTTATTTAATGGACAAAAAATCAATGAAATATTGATAGGTAACCCCAGTCTGCGTTGGGAGGTAAGTTCGAAAGTCAATTTAGGATTTGAAATTGGTCTATTTAATCAATTTGATGTGGTCGTGGATGTTTTCAACGAAAATACGGACAATATGCTTATCAATAGGCAACAGGTATCTCAAATAATTGGGTTATCGGGTCTGCCGCCTATCAATGCAGGAGTGGTGAAAAATAAGGGCTATGAAATCGAATTAAGGTATCGTAAAAACTTTAAACCAGACTTCGGTTTCCATGCCAATTTAAACTTTAACTATGCTAAGAACAATTTAGTATACAATGACGAACCTTTGCGGACCGAAGATTATGCTTTCCGCTATAGGCAGCAGGGATTCCCCATTGGTCAGCAGTTTGGCTATTTAACCGATGGCTTCTGGAGGAGTCAGGAGGAAATCGACCAATCTGGCCTTACTTATCAAATTGGATTGGGACAGCCTCGGCCTGGGGACCTTAAATATAGGGATTTAACCGGTGACCAAATCATCAGCGAGCACGATATTGCACCTATTTTATACTCCAGTGTTCCGCAATATACCTTTGGAGGGGCCTTTAGTCTCAACTACAAAGATTTTGATATTTCATTCTTGCTACAAGGTGTCGCCAACGTAAGTAAAGGATATACCGGAAATGGTATCTTTGAGAATGCCGGGGGGACGAGTGTATTTTTTGATATCCATCGAAATGCGTGGACCCCCGAAAGAGCCGCCAATGGTGAGAAGATTTCTTATCCTGCCTTAGGTTCGTCCACCAACACCAATCATGTAGCCAACCAATTTTTTATTTGGGACGCATCCTATCTGCGAGTTAAGAATGTAGAAGTGGGCTACACATTCCCCCTTTCGATCAAATCAAAATTACACTTGCAAAATTTGCGGATATATGCCAATGCATTGAACCCGCTCACCTGGGATCGTATGCCAACAAAAGCCTATGACCCCGAGATAAGTTGGGTATTGGCATATCCCATTCAGCGGGTGTTTAACTTCGGGATTAATGTTGTTTTTTAA
- a CDS encoding RagB/SusD family nutrient uptake outer membrane protein gives MKTKFLSIILLGLMAVATSCKKYLDITPDGRISMDDVWNDPKMAAAYLNSAYTNMNVNQGGARYFTYAFLESITDLFHDSDDLEPDALIANMWYKGSLTPSYDPTQHHDAARNGNVYQAYWSGIRQCNVFLANIDKAVMNTELDRARFRAEVKVLRAWYYLQLCRKYGPMPIIKEPLPIDMDFKGLKRPESFQEIADYIDQEWQDLKNVPELPWRITVATEKGRMTKAVMLLLRSRAQLYAASPLYNPANDPVKWEKARDYAREAIDLLKANGNYQLYHDSDIGEQSYENYFITNQDFSQSPRDKETIMENQLPTSLYNGFITGMNGFPQRGDLEKAGSCPTQELVDMYDVQSSGLPVLDPSKPYLDNDHLQPNYFTASGYDSQHPYENRDPRFAATVFYNGSYSPGTGITLQTYVGGGSELRSSDRRYTRTGYYLRKFINQNVPAGQNPGTIWKSMRFAELYLNLAEAENEVNGPGQAVTAAMKPIRDRAHMPDIPQQITDKNIMRAYLQKERAVELALEEQRVWDVRRWKILDKTDKLVTGMRITKQNDDIYKYERFVVGHRDSWSDKFLIFPIPLTEVAVLGNDWQNPGW, from the coding sequence ATGAAAACTAAATTTCTATCCATCATACTCTTGGGATTAATGGCAGTAGCAACCAGCTGCAAGAAATACCTAGACATTACTCCAGACGGTCGCATTTCGATGGACGATGTCTGGAATGACCCCAAAATGGCTGCAGCCTATCTCAATAGTGCCTATACCAATATGAATGTCAACCAAGGCGGAGCGCGTTATTTTACCTATGCTTTTTTGGAAAGCATAACCGATCTTTTTCATGATTCAGATGATCTCGAGCCGGATGCTCTGATTGCTAATATGTGGTACAAGGGAAGTTTGACACCTTCCTACGATCCTACCCAGCATCACGACGCTGCTCGCAATGGAAATGTCTACCAGGCATACTGGTCAGGGATTAGGCAATGCAATGTGTTTTTAGCCAACATTGACAAAGCGGTAATGAATACCGAGCTTGATCGTGCGCGTTTTAGAGCTGAAGTTAAGGTTTTAAGAGCATGGTATTATTTGCAGCTGTGTCGTAAATACGGACCTATGCCTATCATAAAAGAGCCCTTGCCCATCGATATGGACTTTAAAGGGCTAAAGCGTCCAGAATCATTCCAAGAAATCGCCGACTACATTGACCAGGAATGGCAAGATTTGAAAAATGTCCCCGAGCTACCCTGGCGGATTACCGTAGCTACAGAAAAAGGCAGGATGACCAAAGCAGTGATGTTACTTTTGCGTTCTCGTGCGCAGCTCTATGCCGCAAGCCCCTTGTATAACCCGGCCAATGATCCCGTAAAATGGGAGAAAGCCCGAGACTATGCTCGGGAGGCTATTGATTTATTGAAAGCAAACGGTAACTATCAGCTCTATCATGATTCCGATATCGGAGAGCAGTCTTACGAGAACTACTTTATCACCAATCAAGATTTTAGTCAATCACCACGTGATAAGGAGACGATTATGGAAAATCAGTTACCTACCTCTCTATACAATGGGTTCATTACCGGTATGAACGGATTTCCACAACGCGGTGATTTGGAGAAAGCAGGAAGTTGCCCCACACAAGAGCTAGTTGATATGTATGACGTACAATCCTCAGGCTTGCCCGTATTGGACCCTTCCAAGCCTTATTTGGACAATGATCATTTGCAGCCAAACTATTTTACAGCTTCTGGATATGACAGCCAGCATCCCTACGAAAATAGGGACCCCCGTTTTGCTGCTACCGTTTTTTACAATGGGTCTTATTCTCCCGGTACAGGAATAACCTTGCAAACCTATGTAGGAGGAGGATCTGAACTTCGGTCCTCTGATAGACGATACACGAGGACAGGTTACTATCTGAGAAAATTCATCAATCAAAATGTACCTGCCGGTCAAAATCCGGGGACCATTTGGAAAAGTATGCGTTTTGCAGAATTGTACCTCAACTTGGCCGAGGCTGAAAATGAGGTCAATGGTCCGGGGCAGGCCGTGACAGCAGCGATGAAGCCGATAAGGGATCGTGCACATATGCCAGACATTCCTCAACAAATTACCGATAAGAACATCATGAGAGCCTATCTGCAGAAAGAGCGTGCCGTTGAACTCGCATTGGAAGAGCAGCGAGTATGGGATGTCCGTCGCTGGAAAATATTAGATAAAACCGATAAACTCGTTACTGGAATGCGAATAACTAAGCAAAATGATGATATCTATAAGTATGAGCGTTTTGTAGTAGGGCACCGCGATTCATGGTCAGACAAATTTTTGATTTTTCCGATACCACTGACCGAAGTAGCTGTTTTAGGCAATGATTGGCAAAACCCAGGATGGTAA